In Rosa rugosa chromosome 4, drRosRugo1.1, whole genome shotgun sequence, the genomic stretch TGCTAGAGCAAGCAGAGTCACTTCGAACCAGTGGAACTTCACTCACCCTCTTCAAAAATGGCTGGAGGGTTTTGGATGCAATTGGAGTTGGAGATGATCTCAGAACCCACTTTCTTGAAATTCAAGGGTATGGATATGTTCATTTCCTTCTTCAGGCTTAGTCTTACATTATCAGTCTGTCAACATATATAGACTATTGTCTATTTTGGCCATTTGGTACATGGTACATGCTTAATCTTGCAATAGTTTGATAGATTAACAAACAGAAGCATTTCTTTAGAATGAACTCCTTGTTAAAGTTTCAACTAGAATAAGGCTGTGGATTCTTCAAACTACTCAGTTGCCCTGATCTGGTTCATGGAATCAGCTGTGCAGGATGGTAGTAACAACAGCCGAGGGAAATGAGCTACGCTCCTTCAAGTTCAAAGAGGAAGATGAAAGGTAATGAGCTTCAAACTTAGATCATCTTCCGTGCTTTCACAGAACATGCAAATTTCAATTTACAATGTTGTGTTCTTATAACTGAATCATCATTTTCAGCCAAGAGGTGCGTGCCGTGGAAAGGAGAATATTACTGGAGACTCTTGCCAATCAACTACCCCAAGGGGCGGTTCGTTTCTCTTCAAAGCTTGCAAAGATTGAGAAGAGTGAAGATGGAGACACTTTGCTGCAACTTGTGGATGGTACTCAGCTATCTGCTAAGGTTGTAAATCAATCTTTTGACTAGCAAATTCATGGCTGAAAGTACCAAGTATCTCTTTCTCATCTTTGTGAATTTCCAACAGATTGTAATTGGCTGTGATGGAATTCGGTCTCCTATAGCTAAGTGGATGGGGTTCCCTGAGCCTAAGTATGCAGGGCATTGTGGTCTTCGAGGCCTTGCATTCTTTCCCGGTGGCCATAAATTTGAACCAAAACTGAATCAAATCTATGGAAGAGGGCAGCGTGCTGGAATTGTTCCTATTTCTCCTACAAAAGTCTACTGGTTTGTCTGCTTCAACAGGCCATCTCCAGGTAAATTACTAACTCTGAACTCTGAAGTTTCCATCTTTGAGTTTCTATACGTGTTCTTACAGCGTGCGATATTTTATTACAGGTCCAAAAATTACTGACCCAGCTGTGCTAAAGAAGCTAGCTAGAGAACTGGTAACAAACTGGCCTTCAGACCTGTTGGACATTATAGACCATACCCCGGATGACACAATTAGTCGAACACCACTAGTAGACCGGTGGCTGTGGCCATCCATCAGCCCTCCGGCTTCAGCAGGAAGAGTTGTGCTGGTTGGAGATGCTTGGCATCCAATGACTCCCAATCTTGGACAAGGCGCTTGTTGTGCTTTGGAAGATTCAGTAATTTTGGCACGAAAGCTTGCAGCGGCGATTGACTCAGGACCAGCAGCCATTGAAGATGCTCTCAGCTCATATGGAAATGAAAGATGGCCTCGAATTTTTCCGCTAACCATACGTGCAAATCTCATAGGGTCACTACTGCAGTGGGAGAATCCTGTTGTGTGTTCTGTCCGGAACAATGTCATTATCCCAAAGCTTGTTAAGCTAGGACCAATGTTGGAACACACAAATTTTGACTGCCAGCCTCTCCAGAATCAAGTTGTGTAATGTTGGGGGCAATTTATCATCCCTTTACTGATTGAAGTTAGAGGTCACTGAAACCTACGGGGAAAAGGAAAATGCTTGGAAGTGTCCCACTGTAATTGTATATTCCATCTTATAGTGTGCATCAGCTGTTTATTTGCCTATTCCATATCCTTCTGTACTAGGAAGTTAGAGATTTATAAAGCAACTGCTCATGTTAAAGTGTGATAAACGCAGCATGTAAGCTAACATAGTCTTTGAAATTAATCCCTTAGGATAGTAGGCaatgaa encodes the following:
- the LOC133745318 gene encoding monooxygenase 2 isoform X2 — protein: MVVTTAEGNELRSFKFKEEDESQEVRAVERRILLETLANQLPQGAVRFSSKLAKIEKSEDGDTLLQLVDGTQLSAKIVIGCDGIRSPIAKWMGFPEPKYAGHCGLRGLAFFPGGHKFEPKLNQIYGRGQRAGIVPISPTKVYWFVCFNRPSPGPKITDPAVLKKLARELVTNWPSDLLDIIDHTPDDTISRTPLVDRWLWPSISPPASAGRVVLVGDAWHPMTPNLGQGACCALEDSVILARKLAAAIDSGPAAIEDALSSYGNERWPRIFPLTIRANLIGSLLQWENPVVCSVRNNVIIPKLVKLGPMLEHTNFDCQPLQNQVV
- the LOC133745318 gene encoding monooxygenase 2 isoform X1; translation: MGVVSFSLVLHSSLVSPYHSQTRNPLGQSNWFRAPTTTRTKPTSLSIIRAQSGARKEEIVIVGAGIAGLATALSLHRLGIGSVVLEQAESLRTSGTSLTLFKNGWRVLDAIGVGDDLRTHFLEIQGMVVTTAEGNELRSFKFKEEDESQEVRAVERRILLETLANQLPQGAVRFSSKLAKIEKSEDGDTLLQLVDGTQLSAKIVIGCDGIRSPIAKWMGFPEPKYAGHCGLRGLAFFPGGHKFEPKLNQIYGRGQRAGIVPISPTKVYWFVCFNRPSPGPKITDPAVLKKLARELVTNWPSDLLDIIDHTPDDTISRTPLVDRWLWPSISPPASAGRVVLVGDAWHPMTPNLGQGACCALEDSVILARKLAAAIDSGPAAIEDALSSYGNERWPRIFPLTIRANLIGSLLQWENPVVCSVRNNVIIPKLVKLGPMLEHTNFDCQPLQNQVV